The following are from one region of the Gammaproteobacteria bacterium genome:
- a CDS encoding tetratricopeptide repeat protein — translation MRKQGLGFLLLGAGTVFFAAACSDGGSACAKAVEKRDYQKAFPLCLPLAKQGDLEAQNDVGLMYEQGKGVAKDHMRALDWYRRSAEGGYSVAQNNLGSMYEKGQGARKDNVQAGKWYIIAAAQGNIEGFKKLALLRDKVSQSQLEESQKLAQSWMQKHQ, via the coding sequence ATGAGAAAGCAAGGACTGGGATTTCTCTTACTGGGCGCGGGAACGGTTTTCTTTGCCGCCGCTTGTTCCGACGGCGGCAGCGCCTGCGCGAAGGCAGTAGAGAAAAGGGATTACCAAAAGGCGTTTCCGTTATGCCTGCCCCTTGCCAAACAGGGCGACTTGGAGGCGCAGAACGACGTGGGCCTGATGTACGAGCAGGGCAAGGGCGTGGCGAAGGATCATATGCGCGCCCTGGATTGGTATCGCAGGTCCGCCGAAGGGGGCTACAGCGTGGCGCAGAACAACCTGGGTTCGATGTACGAGAAGGGTCAGGGCGCGCGCAAGGACAATGTGCAGGCGGGCAAGTGGTACATCATTGCGGCGGCGCAGGGGAACATCGAAGGGTTTAAAAAGCTTGCTCTTTTGCGGGACAAGGTGTCGCAGAGCCAGCTGGAAGAGTCGCAAAAGCTGGCGCAAAGCTGGATGCAAAAGCATCAGTAG